A genomic window from Scatophagus argus isolate fScaArg1 chromosome 17, fScaArg1.pri, whole genome shotgun sequence includes:
- the pex1 gene encoding peroxisome biogenesis factor 1 isoform X1, with translation MFSNQGIQPVTVVFNNTKNCFLHLPSKLTSHLSLNENQALELSWGHGPPVFLSWTHSRTSSSLDSHKVELCRQLGEKLGLKDGEQGFLRPCHQVSSVHQVFVEPLTSDDWEILELHSAALEQQLLDQIRVVFQDAVFPVWVDNHTAIYIQIASLSPSVPYGRLEQFTELVVSPKNHTGIGSLTGSAVRATEKHNFHRKEDMDCSSPSGPRLEATSPIPQSHQWGGITDLTSLLRCIIKGTYDPVKEPPPVPNIPALFTDSVYRVCGAPPGSLCTISQVATGIIHLFPLSHWSNAGLSGGQCPVTYGLLSKIPSPKEARDRAKQAMEKKKNTGVTNADAIADGGEQTKEGEAMVIKVVCHGTEELSGKERRHSKGEIHSGRVWIPPPLAVRLNIIPYSTVRIKPVKSTIKVAYSICLQPLKGLPEEDDEEIQTAFLGWLHTQSHDPLACLTPRSGNILLHGTDEKLEFALTVLKPEAENDPPDQLFLLALAVIRKEDIQINREPVAMPAMKSAAEMPKPELPSLSILGGIDELSRTGFEFISHSLLGSPLSRELGTTGRGLRGGALLITGAKGSGKSTLSRALCGRAREHLDAHVDVVDCKKLQGKRAETVRQMLQDVFEQAEWRQPSVVLLDDLDHVTGAPASPEHEHGPEALLQQHIAQSLKDVVDEVVVHSSLVCLIITSQSEHSLHPSLTEVQGSHFIQGFVHIQPPDQAQRAEILRHLILRKTSLLEETLQTLDLAAVSKETEGYTPQDLVLLLERAVHANTVQRGHNDQGVCLSASDFIQALKGFTPPSLWGVDLHMPSGVGLERVGGLREVRQQLMDTILLPAKYPILFSNLPIRHRSGVLLYGAPGTGKTLLARAVARESGMNFISIKGPELLSKYIGASEQGVRDVFQRAQAAKPCILFFDEFDSLAPRRGHDSTGVTDRVVNQLLTQLDGVEGLQGVYVLAATSRPDLIDPALLRPGRLDKSLYCPPPDLEARVEILKALSAGMALAADVDLEQLAAVTEQFTGADLKALLYNAQLEAVHNSLGSSTTHELTSGSESDMSLSSMIFLNNSSGSDDSVGDGDAGVGLDQSVGLMEPSDLHVEDENHCGNVWRLYFGSSYESEEGNSPISGLCTSGPNSVTHDFTRASVRDPGGSVPPAYMSSVQSGYEELSQEQLGRLQQDINNIKNSYRRANEDCVRVHSSSSQPGLLLCPAHVNSALAATRPSLSKADWNRYTKLYEAFGAGGGKSLHSVTLKPGQRVTLA, from the exons ATGTTCAGTAATCAGGGCATTCAACCCGTAACGGTTGTttttaacaacacaaagaactgctttcttcatcttcCCTCGAAGTTGACGTCGCATCTCTCCCTAAACGAG AACCAGGCTTTGGAGTTGTCCTGGGGCCATGGACCTCCAGTTTTCCTCAGCTGGACTCACAGCAGAACCTCCTCCAGCCTGGACAGCCATAAGGTGGAGCTGTGTCGACAGCTGGGAGAAAAGCTGGGCCTGAAAGACGGGGAGCAG GGTTTTCTGAGACCATGTCACCAGGTCTCATCAGTACATCAAGTGTTTGTGGAGCCTCTGACATCTGATGACTGGGAAATCTTG GAGCTCCACAGTGCAGcactggagcagcagctgctcgATCAGATCAGAGTGGTTTTCCAAGatgctgtgtttcctgtgtgggTGGACAACCACACAGCCATCTACATCCAAATAG CATCACTTTCACCGTCTGTGCCCTATGGCCGCCTGGAGCAGTTCACAGAACTAGTTGTCTCTCCTAAGAATCACACTGGAATTGGCAGCCTCACTGGTAGTGCAGTGAGAGCAACAGAGAAGCACAATTTTCACAGAAAGGAAGATATGGATTGTTCTTCCCCCTCAGGACCGCGATTAGAAGCTACATCTCCCATTCCTCAAAGCCACCAGTGGGGAGGCATAACTGACCTGACGAGCCTGCTACGCTGTATTATAAAGGGTACTTATGACCCAGTGAAAGAGCCTCCACCTGTACCCAACATTCCTGCCCTCTTCACTGACTCTGTCTACAGGGTGTGTGGTGCACCTCCAGGCTCTCTTTGCACTATAAGCCAAGTTGCAACTGGCATTATTCACTTATTTCCTCTGAGCCATTGGTCAAATGCTGGGCTAAGTGGAGGTCAGTGTCCGGTGACTTATGGCCTGCTCTCCAAGATTCCCTCTCCTAAAGAAGCGAGGGACAGAGCCAAGCAGGCcatggagaaaaagaagaacacagGAGTTACTAATGCTGATGCCATTGCGGATGGAGGCGAGCAGACGAAAGAAGGGGAGGCCATGGTGATCAAGGTGGTGTGCCATGGTACCGAGGAGCTTTCAGGCAAGGAAAGACGTCACAGCAAGGGAGAGATCCATAGTGGAAGAGTGTGG ATCCCTCCACCCCTGGCCGTGAGGTTGAATATCATCCCATATTCAACAGTTAGAATCAAGCCAGTCAAATCAACTATCAAAGTAGCCTACTCTATTTGCCTACAGCCCCTGAAAGGACTG cctgaggaagatgatgaagagatACAGACAGCTTTTCTTGGTTGGCTGCACACTCAGAGTCATGATCCTTTAGCCTGTCTGACTCCACGGTCTGGCAACATCCTCCTACATGGAACAGATG AAAAGTTAGAGTTTGCTTTAACTGTGCTGAAACCAGAAGCAGAGAATGACCCTCCAGATCAGCTGTTTCTATTAGCACTTGCTGTCATCCGAAAGGAAGACATACAG ataaacagagagCCAGTGGCCATGCCAGCTATGaaatctgcagctgaaatgcCCAAACCAGAGCTTCCCTCGCTCAGTATTCTTGG TGGAATCGATGAGCTCAGTAGGACTGGATTTGAGTTCATCTCTCACAGCCTTCTGGGTAGTCCCCTCTCACGAGAGCTTGGTACCACTGGACGGGGTCTCCGAGGAGGAGCTCTCCTCATCACTGGTGCTAAG GGAAGTGGAAAGAGCACTCTATCCCGAGCCCTCTGCGGAAGAGCTAGAGAACATCTGGATGCACACGTTGATGTCGTGGACTGCAAAAAACTACAAG GCAAAAGGGCTgaaacagtgagacagatgCTGCAGGATGTTTTTGAACAGGCAGAGTGGAGGCAGCCTTCAGTTGTTCTTCTTGATGATTTGGACCATGTGACCGGGGCACCAGCCTCACCGGAACACGAGCATGGCCCTGAggcactgctgcagcagcacattGCACAGA GTCTGAAGGATGTGGTGGATGAGGTGGTGGTTCACTCCAGCCTGGTGTGTCTTATTATCACCAGCCAGAGTGAGCattccctccacccctccctgaCTGAGGTGCAGGGGTCCCACTTCATCCAGGGCTTTGTACACATCCAGCCACCGGACCAG GCTCAACGAGCAGAAATCCTGCGTCATCTGATCCTTAGAAAAACCAGCCTATTGGAGGAGACCTTACAGACTCTAGACCTGGCAGCTGTATCCAAGGAGACGGAGGGATACACACCCCAAGACTTAGTACTACTGCTGGAGCGGGCTGTTCATGCCAACACTGTACAAAGAGGACACAATGACCAGG gtgtgtgtctgtctgcaagCGACTTCATACAGGCTCTCAAGGGATTTACACCTCCCTCGCTGTGGGGTGTAGACCTCCATATGCCAAGTGGAGTTGGCCTGGAGAGGGTTGGGGGCTTGAGGGAGGTGCGACAGCAGCTAATGGACACCATACTGCTTCCTGCTAAG TATCCCATCCTGTTCTCCAATCTTCCTATCCGCCATCGCTCAGGAGTATTACTGTATGGAGCTCCTGGTACAGGGAAGACACTGCTGGCCAGAGCTGTGGCCAGAGAAAGTGGTATGAACTTCATCAGCATCAAG GGACCTGAACTTCTGAGTAAGTACATTGGAGCTAGTGAGCAGGGAGTCCGTGATGTCTTTCAGAG GGCACAAGCTGCCAAGCCGTGCATCCTGTTCTTTGATGAGTTTGACTCTCTGGCCCCCAGGAGGGGCCACGACAGCACGGGCGTCACCGACCGCGTAGTCAACCAGCTTCTTACCCAactggatggggttgagggaCTGCAGG GTGTATACGTGCTTGCAGCCACCAGCCGTCCAGATCTGATTGACCCAGCCCTGCTGAGACCTGGTCGACTGGATAAGTCCCTCTACTGCCCTCCTCCTGACCTG GAGGCTCGTGTGGAGATCCTCAAGGCTCTGAGTGCTGGTATGGCCCTAGCTGCTGATGTGGACCTGGAGCAGCTGGCGGCAGTGACGGAACAGTTCACCGGGGCTGACCTGAAGGCCCTGCTCTACAACGCCCAGCTGGAGGCTGTCCACAACAGCCTGGGCTCCAGCACAACACAT GAGCTGACCTCGGGCTCAGAAAGCGACATGAGCCTGTCCTCCATGATCTTCCTGAACAACAGCAGTGGCTCAGATGACTCGGTGGGGGATGGGGATGCAGGTGTGGGGCTGGACCAGTCTGTGGGTCTTATGGAACCCAGTGATCTTCATGTAGAAGACGAAAATCATTGTGGGAATGTCTGGAGACTCTACTTTGGAAGCTCTTACGAGTCAGAGGAGGGGAATTCACCGATTTCAGGACTG TGCACCTCCGGACCCAACTCTGTGACCCATGACTTTACAAGGGCGTCGGTCCGTGACCCCGGCGGCTCAGTCCCACCTGCCTACATGTCCTCTGTCCAAAGTGGGTATGAAGAGCTCAGCCAGGAGCAGCTGGGTCGTCTACAACAAGATATTAATAACATCAAGAACAGCTACAGGAGAGCCAAT gagGATTGTGTCCGGGTACATTCATCCTCCAGCCAGCCTGGTCTGTTGCTGTGTCCGGCTCACGTGAACTCGGCCCTGGCTGCGACCAGACCATCTCTCAGCAAAGCCGACTGGAACAGATACACAAAACT gtATGAAGCGTTTGGTGCAGGAGGCGGAAAATCTCTTCACTCAGTCACACTTAAACCTGGACAGCGTGTGACTTTAGCTTGA
- the efcab1 gene encoding EF-hand calcium-binding domain-containing protein 1 isoform X2, with protein sequence MSEISAMNRKLIQTLAETISKQVQHFNKTEVECLIREFNVLLGEPTIAGRAATGLDRGKFRNVLHNIFGMTDHMIMDGVFRTFDKDNDSFVSMKEWIEGLSVFLRGTLDEKITFCFHVYDLNGDNYITREEMFHMLKNSLIIQPTEEDPDEGIKDLVEITLKKMDHDHDGRLSFADFDKAVREETLLLEAFGTCLPDTTSTEMFEQHVFQDQLEQ encoded by the exons ATGTCGGAAATATCTGCTATGAACCGAAAGTTGATTCAAACTCTCGCTGAAACGATTTCGAAACAAGTACAGCACT TCAATAAAACAGAGGTTGAGTGTCTCATCCGAGAGTTTAACGTGCTGCTGGGAGAGCCGACTATCGCTGGAAGAGCAGCTACCGGCCTGGACAGAGGGAAGTTCAGGAACGTACTGCACAACATATTTGGGATGACTGACCACATGATCATGGATGGag TCTTCAGGACATTTGACAAAGACAATGACAGCTTCGTCAGTATGAAAGAGTGGATTGAGGGACTGTCTGTTTTCCTCCGAGGCACCCTGGatgaaaaaataacat TCTGCTTTCATGTATATGACTTGAATGGTGACAACTACATAACCAGAGAGGAGATGTTTCACATGCTGAAGAACAGCCTCATCATACAGCCCACAGAGGAGGACCCTGACGAGGGAATTAAGGACCTGGTGGAGATCACACTCAAGAAGATG gaccATGACCATGATGGCCGACTATCTTTTGCGGACTTTGATAAGGCAGTGAGAGAGGAGACCCTACTACTTGAGGCTTTTGGAACCTGCCTCCCTGACACTACG AGTACTGAGATGTTTGAGCAACATGTATTTCAGGACCAACTGgaacaatga
- the pex1 gene encoding peroxisome biogenesis factor 1 isoform X2 has product MFSNQGIQPVTVVFNNTKNCFLHLPSKLTSHLSLNENQALELSWGHGPPVFLSWTHSRTSSSLDSHKVELCRQLGEKLGLKDGEQGFLRPCHQVSSVHQVFVEPLTSDDWEILELHSAALEQQLLDQIRVVFQDAVFPVWVDNHTAIYIQIASLSPSVPYGRLEQFTELVVSPKNHTGIGSLTGSAVRATEKHNFHRKEDMDCSSPSGPRLEATSPIPQSHQWGGITDLTSLLRCIIKGTYDPVKEPPPVPNIPALFTDSVYRVCGAPPGSLCTISQVATGIIHLFPLSHWSNAGLSGGQCPVTYGLLSKIPSPKEARDRAKQAMEKKKNTGVTNADAIADGGEQTKEGEAMVIKVVCHGTEELSGKERRHSKGEIHSGRVWIPPPLAVRLNIIPYSTVRIKPVKSTIKVAYSICLQPLKGLPEEDDEEIQTAFLGWLHTQSHDPLACLTPRSGNILLHGTDEKLEFALTVLKPEAENDPPDQLFLLALAVIRKEDIQINREPVAMPAMKSAAEMPKPELPSLSILGGIDELSRTGFEFISHSLLGSPLSRELGTTGRGLRGGALLITGAKGSGKSTLSRALCGRAREHLDAHVDVVDCKKLQGKRAETVRQMLQDVFEQAEWRQPSVVLLDDLDHVTGAPASPEHEHGPEALLQQHIAQSLKDVVDEVVVHSSLVCLIITSQSEHSLHPSLTEVQGSHFIQGFVHIQPPDQAQRAEILRHLILRKTSLLEETLQTLDLAAVSKETEGYTPQDLVLLLERAVHANTVQRGHNDQGVCLSASDFIQALKGFTPPSLWGVDLHMPSGVGLERVGGLREVRQQLMDTILLPAKYPILFSNLPIRHRSGVLLYGAPGTGKTLLARAVARESGMNFISIKGPELLSKYIGASEQGVRDVFQRAQAAKPCILFFDEFDSLAPRRGHDSTGVTDRVVNQLLTQLDGVEGLQGVYVLAATSRPDLIDPALLRPGRLDKSLYCPPPDLEARVEILKALSAGMALAADVDLEQLAAVTEQFTGADLKALLYNAQLEAVHNSLGSSTTHELTSGSESDMSLSSMIFLNNSSGSDDSVGDGDAGVGLDQSVGLMEPSDLHVEDENHCGNVWRLYFGSSYESECTSGPNSVTHDFTRASVRDPGGSVPPAYMSSVQSGYEELSQEQLGRLQQDINNIKNSYRRANEDCVRVHSSSSQPGLLLCPAHVNSALAATRPSLSKADWNRYTKLYEAFGAGGGKSLHSVTLKPGQRVTLA; this is encoded by the exons ATGTTCAGTAATCAGGGCATTCAACCCGTAACGGTTGTttttaacaacacaaagaactgctttcttcatcttcCCTCGAAGTTGACGTCGCATCTCTCCCTAAACGAG AACCAGGCTTTGGAGTTGTCCTGGGGCCATGGACCTCCAGTTTTCCTCAGCTGGACTCACAGCAGAACCTCCTCCAGCCTGGACAGCCATAAGGTGGAGCTGTGTCGACAGCTGGGAGAAAAGCTGGGCCTGAAAGACGGGGAGCAG GGTTTTCTGAGACCATGTCACCAGGTCTCATCAGTACATCAAGTGTTTGTGGAGCCTCTGACATCTGATGACTGGGAAATCTTG GAGCTCCACAGTGCAGcactggagcagcagctgctcgATCAGATCAGAGTGGTTTTCCAAGatgctgtgtttcctgtgtgggTGGACAACCACACAGCCATCTACATCCAAATAG CATCACTTTCACCGTCTGTGCCCTATGGCCGCCTGGAGCAGTTCACAGAACTAGTTGTCTCTCCTAAGAATCACACTGGAATTGGCAGCCTCACTGGTAGTGCAGTGAGAGCAACAGAGAAGCACAATTTTCACAGAAAGGAAGATATGGATTGTTCTTCCCCCTCAGGACCGCGATTAGAAGCTACATCTCCCATTCCTCAAAGCCACCAGTGGGGAGGCATAACTGACCTGACGAGCCTGCTACGCTGTATTATAAAGGGTACTTATGACCCAGTGAAAGAGCCTCCACCTGTACCCAACATTCCTGCCCTCTTCACTGACTCTGTCTACAGGGTGTGTGGTGCACCTCCAGGCTCTCTTTGCACTATAAGCCAAGTTGCAACTGGCATTATTCACTTATTTCCTCTGAGCCATTGGTCAAATGCTGGGCTAAGTGGAGGTCAGTGTCCGGTGACTTATGGCCTGCTCTCCAAGATTCCCTCTCCTAAAGAAGCGAGGGACAGAGCCAAGCAGGCcatggagaaaaagaagaacacagGAGTTACTAATGCTGATGCCATTGCGGATGGAGGCGAGCAGACGAAAGAAGGGGAGGCCATGGTGATCAAGGTGGTGTGCCATGGTACCGAGGAGCTTTCAGGCAAGGAAAGACGTCACAGCAAGGGAGAGATCCATAGTGGAAGAGTGTGG ATCCCTCCACCCCTGGCCGTGAGGTTGAATATCATCCCATATTCAACAGTTAGAATCAAGCCAGTCAAATCAACTATCAAAGTAGCCTACTCTATTTGCCTACAGCCCCTGAAAGGACTG cctgaggaagatgatgaagagatACAGACAGCTTTTCTTGGTTGGCTGCACACTCAGAGTCATGATCCTTTAGCCTGTCTGACTCCACGGTCTGGCAACATCCTCCTACATGGAACAGATG AAAAGTTAGAGTTTGCTTTAACTGTGCTGAAACCAGAAGCAGAGAATGACCCTCCAGATCAGCTGTTTCTATTAGCACTTGCTGTCATCCGAAAGGAAGACATACAG ataaacagagagCCAGTGGCCATGCCAGCTATGaaatctgcagctgaaatgcCCAAACCAGAGCTTCCCTCGCTCAGTATTCTTGG TGGAATCGATGAGCTCAGTAGGACTGGATTTGAGTTCATCTCTCACAGCCTTCTGGGTAGTCCCCTCTCACGAGAGCTTGGTACCACTGGACGGGGTCTCCGAGGAGGAGCTCTCCTCATCACTGGTGCTAAG GGAAGTGGAAAGAGCACTCTATCCCGAGCCCTCTGCGGAAGAGCTAGAGAACATCTGGATGCACACGTTGATGTCGTGGACTGCAAAAAACTACAAG GCAAAAGGGCTgaaacagtgagacagatgCTGCAGGATGTTTTTGAACAGGCAGAGTGGAGGCAGCCTTCAGTTGTTCTTCTTGATGATTTGGACCATGTGACCGGGGCACCAGCCTCACCGGAACACGAGCATGGCCCTGAggcactgctgcagcagcacattGCACAGA GTCTGAAGGATGTGGTGGATGAGGTGGTGGTTCACTCCAGCCTGGTGTGTCTTATTATCACCAGCCAGAGTGAGCattccctccacccctccctgaCTGAGGTGCAGGGGTCCCACTTCATCCAGGGCTTTGTACACATCCAGCCACCGGACCAG GCTCAACGAGCAGAAATCCTGCGTCATCTGATCCTTAGAAAAACCAGCCTATTGGAGGAGACCTTACAGACTCTAGACCTGGCAGCTGTATCCAAGGAGACGGAGGGATACACACCCCAAGACTTAGTACTACTGCTGGAGCGGGCTGTTCATGCCAACACTGTACAAAGAGGACACAATGACCAGG gtgtgtgtctgtctgcaagCGACTTCATACAGGCTCTCAAGGGATTTACACCTCCCTCGCTGTGGGGTGTAGACCTCCATATGCCAAGTGGAGTTGGCCTGGAGAGGGTTGGGGGCTTGAGGGAGGTGCGACAGCAGCTAATGGACACCATACTGCTTCCTGCTAAG TATCCCATCCTGTTCTCCAATCTTCCTATCCGCCATCGCTCAGGAGTATTACTGTATGGAGCTCCTGGTACAGGGAAGACACTGCTGGCCAGAGCTGTGGCCAGAGAAAGTGGTATGAACTTCATCAGCATCAAG GGACCTGAACTTCTGAGTAAGTACATTGGAGCTAGTGAGCAGGGAGTCCGTGATGTCTTTCAGAG GGCACAAGCTGCCAAGCCGTGCATCCTGTTCTTTGATGAGTTTGACTCTCTGGCCCCCAGGAGGGGCCACGACAGCACGGGCGTCACCGACCGCGTAGTCAACCAGCTTCTTACCCAactggatggggttgagggaCTGCAGG GTGTATACGTGCTTGCAGCCACCAGCCGTCCAGATCTGATTGACCCAGCCCTGCTGAGACCTGGTCGACTGGATAAGTCCCTCTACTGCCCTCCTCCTGACCTG GAGGCTCGTGTGGAGATCCTCAAGGCTCTGAGTGCTGGTATGGCCCTAGCTGCTGATGTGGACCTGGAGCAGCTGGCGGCAGTGACGGAACAGTTCACCGGGGCTGACCTGAAGGCCCTGCTCTACAACGCCCAGCTGGAGGCTGTCCACAACAGCCTGGGCTCCAGCACAACACAT GAGCTGACCTCGGGCTCAGAAAGCGACATGAGCCTGTCCTCCATGATCTTCCTGAACAACAGCAGTGGCTCAGATGACTCGGTGGGGGATGGGGATGCAGGTGTGGGGCTGGACCAGTCTGTGGGTCTTATGGAACCCAGTGATCTTCATGTAGAAGACGAAAATCATTGTGGGAATGTCTGGAGACTCTACTTTGGAAGCTCTTACGAGTCAGAG TGCACCTCCGGACCCAACTCTGTGACCCATGACTTTACAAGGGCGTCGGTCCGTGACCCCGGCGGCTCAGTCCCACCTGCCTACATGTCCTCTGTCCAAAGTGGGTATGAAGAGCTCAGCCAGGAGCAGCTGGGTCGTCTACAACAAGATATTAATAACATCAAGAACAGCTACAGGAGAGCCAAT gagGATTGTGTCCGGGTACATTCATCCTCCAGCCAGCCTGGTCTGTTGCTGTGTCCGGCTCACGTGAACTCGGCCCTGGCTGCGACCAGACCATCTCTCAGCAAAGCCGACTGGAACAGATACACAAAACT gtATGAAGCGTTTGGTGCAGGAGGCGGAAAATCTCTTCACTCAGTCACACTTAAACCTGGACAGCGTGTGACTTTAGCTTGA
- the rbm48 gene encoding RNA-binding protein 48 produces MAAPVSNNSDCWGVPEVYKHHEQRKVCISRPKYREGRAAKAVKVYTINLESRYVMVQGVPAIGVMPELIQLCALYGTVEEYRPLDEYPAEEFTEVYLVKFQKLTSARAAKRHMDDKSFYGGVLHVCYVPEYETVEDTRLKLQDRRRYVIRAVQNKAREKEQKEAVNNERTSSDNTSTSEVIITGLDKTSDNENNGETSHIGHFSGFPLLPLPPQEYHYYGHKNQRVTTPTEDKMGTLHNAVIDAKQQPLPSSSSSQTSSDRGTEHKLTSSQSPAVRFVPRTTHLENRKRKMEEAVEHPLSDAAGNKEPLIGPKLPEPPKLDMEDESLNTTVRLIRSTMKQVESVPDLKPVEKKVKPRRRI; encoded by the exons ATGGCGGCACCTGTTAGCAACAATTCAGATTGCTGGGGCGTCCCAGAGGTTTATAAACATCACGAACAGCGAAAAGTATGCATTTCTCGACCAAAATATAGAGAGGGGCGGGCAGCGAAAGCTGTTAAG GTCTACACCATCAACTTAGAGTCTCGTTACGTGATGGTTCAAGGGGTCCCAGCCATAGGAGTGATGCCAGAGCTGATCCAGCTGTGCGCCCTGTACGGAACTGTGGAGGAGTACCGGCCCCTGGACGAATACCCTGCTGAGGAGTTCACCGAGGTCTATCTTGTCAAGTTCCAGAAACTCACAAGTGCCAG agcaGCCAAACGACACATGGATGACAAGAGTTTCTATGGTGGTGTGCTTCATGTGTGCTACGTCCCTGAATATGAGACTGTGGAAGACACCAGGCTAAAGCTGCAGGACAGGAGAAGATATGTAATCAGAGCTGTTCAAAATAAAG CAAGAGAAAAGGAACAGAAGGAGGCAGTAAACAATGAACGCACATCATCAGACAACACCAGTACATCAGAGGTGATTATCACTGGACTTGATAAAACCtctgacaatgaaaacaacgGGGAGACTTCACACATCGGCCATTTCTCAGGATTTCCTCTACTGCCATTACCTCCCCAGGAATATCATTACTATGGACATAAAAATCAGCGTGTGACTACACcaacagaggacaaaatggggacattacacaaTGCTGTCATTGATGCAAAACAGCAGCCACTGCCGAGTTCAAGCTCCAGCCAAACCTCttcagacagagggacagagcaCAAACTGACCTCAAGTCAGtctcctgcagtcagatttGTCCCAAGGACCACACACTTGGAGAACAGAAAACGCAAGATGGAGGAGGCTGTAGAACACCCACTATCTGATGCTGCTGGGAACAAAGAGCCACTTATTGGGCCAAAGTTACCAGAACCACCTAAACTAGACATGGAGGATGAGTCACTGAACACAACTGTAAGACTGATCAGGAGCACAATGAAGCAG GTGGAATCGGTTCCCGACCTGAAACCAGTGGAGAAAAAGGTGAAACCACGTCGTCGGATTTGA
- the efcab1 gene encoding EF-hand calcium-binding domain-containing protein 1 isoform X1, with amino-acid sequence MSQLQLLRLFISERLSAAAEEIFTAVQRTILEYEQDNDLHGLKEEADLHSEDTPKVFACAGEQKYRQELSPKSCHNNPNVDQEDCGLLLPETLSIKEEVQEPWSRAGQQLTDMEDSDTDTLKVTPTCMKSCIDSDVTELQNHDSGNEDRKPVPNTADPRKVEGISQSTSECWTHLPDCSVTLSDLSSELDLETLTGYAISKVHAQSYTIRNQLTDGCEPHSLAPPTKETKRRRKSYCCRFCGKEFSHSTHLATHCQIHSGEKLFICEVCGKEFRHSNSVTVHMRIHTDEKPYRCRTCGKEFRHVGNLNVHMRIHTGEKPYSCTVCGKKFSRNNLMTKHMAVHAEMSLSLKSVLRRGSVDMNS; translated from the exons ATGTCTCAACTCCAGCTTCTGAGGTTGTTCATCAGCGAGCGGCTGAGTGCGGCTGCAGAGGAGATCTTCACAGCGGTGCAGAGGACGATATTAGAGTATGAACAAGATAATGACCTGCATGGACTTAAAGAGGAGGCGGATCTGCACAGtgaag ACACACCAAAGGTCTTTGCCTGTGCAGGCGAGCAGAAATACAGACAGGAGTTGAGTCCTAAGAGCTGCCACAACAACCCTAATGTGGACCAGGAGGACTGTGGCCTGCTGCTCCCTGAGACTCTGTCAATCAAAGAGGAAGTGCAGGAGCCTTGGAGCAGAGCAGGACAACAGCTAACAGATATGGAGGACTCTGATACTGACACTTTGAAGGTGACACCGACGTGCATGAAGAGTTGCATTGACTCAGACGTGACTGAGCTGCAAAATCATGACTcaggaaatgaagacagaaagcCTGTGCCTAACACAGCCGACCCCAGAAAGGTTGAAGGAATCTCTCAATCAACCAGCGAATGTTGGACTCATTTACCAGATTGTTCGGTAACTCTGAGTGACTTGAGTTCAGAGTTGGATTTAGAAACACTGACGGGCTACGCTATCAGTAAAGTCCATGCACAGAGCTACACAATAAGAAACCAGCTGACTGATGGTTGTGAACCACACAGCCTAGCTCCACCTACTAAAGAGACGAAGAGGAGACGCAAATCTTACTGCTGTCGCTTCTGTGGCAAAGAATTCAGTCACAGCACACATCTAGCCACACACTGCCAAATCCACTCCGGTGAAAAACTGTTCATCTGTGAAGTGTGTGGCAAAGAGTTTCGGCATAGCAACAGTGTGACCGTGCACATGAGGATTCACACAGATGAGAAGCCTTATCGTTGCCGGACTTGTGGAAAAGAATTTCGCCACGTGGGCAACTTGAACGTTCATATGAGAATCCATACAGGAGAGAAACCCTACAGCTGCACAGTGTGCGGGAAGAAGTTCAGTCGAAATAATTTGATGACAAAACACATGGCTGTACATGCAGAAATGAGTTTAAGCCTGAAGAGTGTGCTAAGAAGAGGCTCAGTTGACATGAATTCATGA